The Gordonia sp. KTR9 genome contains a region encoding:
- a CDS encoding protocatechuate 4,5-dioxygenase subunit beta, whose product MSSIVASVGTSHSVMLAPGHHELWSTRAEQDRTDTGLLDREGKPATYSELEQRAGDRFRNELDADTWQQKWDRAQVAIQRIRDDLTELEPDLLLIIGDDQRELFYESLQPAIAVFMGDTVKMSEGQVPHDVPADRVEKVRGFLSWLGCDGRSHPGDPGAGLHLVKSLVAQGFDVASMNELPGDREFGHAFGWALGPMLTGTKWEKTSIPSVPIMVNTYFPPNQPTSARCYDLGTALAKAVSDLPGERRVAVIGSGGLSHFVVDEEIDRKVMTALAEHDVDALRSIPEDRINSGSSEIRNWLTVGGAAEHLKTRWTEYIPAYRSAAGTGVGLAFGVWS is encoded by the coding sequence ATCACATTCGGTGATGTTGGCCCCGGGCCATCATGAACTGTGGTCTACGCGTGCTGAGCAGGACCGCACAGACACCGGACTGCTTGATCGAGAGGGCAAGCCGGCCACATACTCAGAGTTGGAACAGCGCGCAGGCGACCGCTTTCGCAACGAGCTGGATGCCGACACCTGGCAGCAGAAGTGGGATCGTGCACAGGTGGCGATCCAGCGAATTCGTGATGATCTGACGGAGCTTGAACCGGATCTGCTGTTGATCATCGGTGACGACCAGCGCGAATTGTTCTATGAATCACTTCAGCCGGCGATTGCGGTTTTCATGGGCGACACCGTGAAGATGAGCGAGGGGCAGGTGCCGCACGATGTGCCCGCCGACCGCGTTGAGAAGGTGCGTGGATTTCTTTCTTGGTTGGGTTGCGATGGAAGATCCCATCCAGGTGACCCAGGCGCTGGCCTTCACTTGGTGAAAAGCTTGGTGGCCCAAGGATTCGATGTGGCAAGTATGAACGAATTGCCCGGTGATCGTGAGTTCGGCCACGCCTTCGGGTGGGCCTTGGGTCCGATGCTGACCGGAACCAAATGGGAGAAGACATCGATCCCGTCGGTGCCGATCATGGTCAACACCTACTTCCCTCCGAACCAGCCGACGTCGGCGCGCTGCTATGACCTCGGAACTGCCCTTGCCAAGGCCGTGAGTGACCTACCCGGAGAACGCCGCGTTGCGGTGATCGGCTCTGGTGGGCTATCGCACTTCGTCGTTGATGAAGAGATCGACCGTAAGGTGATGACTGCGCTTGCCGAGCATGACGTCGATGCTCTGCGCTCGATTCCGGAGGACCGGATCAATTCTGGCAGCTCTGAAATTCGCAACTGGTTGACAGTCGGAGGCGCTGCGGAGCATCTGAAGACCCGCTGGACTGAATACATCCCCGCCTACCGTAGCGCGGCAGGCACAGGCGTCGGACTTGCGTTCGGAGTTTGGTCTTGA